One region of Oncorhynchus keta strain PuntledgeMale-10-30-2019 chromosome 24, Oket_V2, whole genome shotgun sequence genomic DNA includes:
- the LOC127911479 gene encoding dentin sialophosphoprotein-like — MPTACSSSDSGSSSSDSGSDSGSDSGSSSSSDSGSSSSSDSGSDSGSSSSSDSGSDSGSSSSSDSGSSGSSSSSSGSSSDSGGSSSDSGGSSSDSGGSSSDDSSSSSDSGGSSDSGGSNSDSGGSSSSDSGSSSSSDSGSSSSSDSSGSSSDSSGSSSDSSGSSSDSSGSNSSDSGGSSSSDSGSSSSSDSGSSGSSSDSSGSGSSSDSSGSGSSSDSSGSGSSSDSSGSSSDSSSSSSDSSSSSSDSGSGSSSDSSGSGSSSDSSGSSSDSSGSSSDSGGSSDSGGSSDSGGSNSSDSGGSSSSDSGSSSSSDSGSSGSSSDSSGSSSDSSGSSSDSGGSSDSGGSSDSGGSNSSDSGGSSSSDSGGSSSSDSGSSSSSDSGSSSSSDSSGSSSDSGGSSSDSGGSNSSDSGGSSSSDSGGSSSSDSGGSSSSDSGGSSSSDSGGSSNSGGSNSSDSGGSSSSDSGSSSDSSGSSSDSSGSSSDSSGSSSDSSGSGSDSSGSGSDSSGSGSDSSGSGSDSSGSGSDSSGSGSDSSGSSSDSSGSSSDSSGSSSDSSGSSSDSSGSSSDSDSSGSDSDSSGSDSDSSGSSSDSSGSSSDSSGSSSDSSGSSSDSSGSSSDSSGSSSDSSGSSSDSSGSSSDSSGSSSDSSGSSSDSDSCSSSDSDSCSSSNSGSSSSSNSGSSSSSDSSSSSSDSDSGSSSDSSSSSSDSDSGSSSSDSDSGSSSSSDSSSSSDSSSSSDSGSSSSSDSGSSSNSSSSSSSSSSSSSSSSSSSSSDSSSSSSSDSSSSSSNSSSSSSSSSSSSSNSSSSSSNSSSSSSDSSSSSSDSSSSSDSSSSSDSSSSSDSSSSSDSSSSSDSSSSSDSSSSDSSSSDSSSSDSSSSDSSSSDSSSSDSSDSSSDSSSDSSSSRSGDRRSSSSSSGRSSSRYARTKGGNKMDGMRT, encoded by the exons ATGCCTACcgcct gcagcagtagtgatagcggcagcagcagtagtgatagCGGCAGTGATAGCGGCAGTGatagcggcagcagcagcagtagtgatagcggcagcagcagcagtagtgatagCGGCAGTGatagcggcagcagcagcagtagtgatagCGGCAGTGatagcggcagcagcagcagtagtgatagcggcagcagcggcagcagcagcagtagtagcggCAGCAGTAGCGATAGCGGCGGCAGCAGTAGCGatagcggcggcagcagcagcgatAGCGGCGGCAGCAGTAGTGAtgatagcagcagcagtagtgatagCGGCGGCAGTAGTGATAGCGGCGGCAGCAACAGCGatagcggcggcagcagcagtagtgatagcggcagcagcagcagtagtgatagcggcagcagcagcagtagtgatagCAGCGGCAGCAGTAGTGATAGCAGCGGCAGCAGTAGTGATAGCAGCGGCAGCAGTAGTGATAGCAGCGGCAGCAACAGCAGTGatagcggcggcagcagcagtagtgatagcggcagcagcagcagtagtgatagcggcagcagcggcagcagtagtgatagcagcggcagcggcagcagtagtgatagcagcggcagcggcagcagtagtgatagcagcggcagcggcagcagtagtgatagcagcggcagcagtagtgatagcagcagcagcagtagtgatagcagcagcagcagtagtgatagCGGCAGCGGCAGCAGTAGTGATAGCAGCGGCAGCGGCAGCAGTAGTGATAGCAGCGGCAGCAGTAGTGATAGCAGCGGCAGCAGTAGTGATAGCGGCGGCAGTAGTGATAGCGGCGGCAGTAGTGATAGCGGCGGCAGCAACAGCAGTGatagcggcggcagcagcagtagtgatagcggcagcagcagcagtagtgatagcggcagcagcggcagcagtagTGATAGCAGCGGCAGCAGTAGTGATAGCAGCGGCAGCAGTAGTGATAGCGGCGGCAGTAGTGATAGCGGCGGCAGTAGTGATAGCGGCGGCAGCAACAGCAGTGatagcggcggcagcagcagtagtgatagcggcggcagcagcagtagtgatagcggcagcagcagcagtagtgatagcggcagcagcagcagtagtgatagCAGCGGCAGCAGTAGTGATAGCGGCGGCAGCAGTAGTGATAGCGGCGGCAGCAACAGCAGTGatagcggcggcagcagcagtagtgatagcggcggcagcagcagtagtgatagcggcggcagcagcagtagtgatagcggcggcagcagcagtagtgatagCGGCGGCAGTAGTAATAGCGGCGGCAGCAACAGCAGTGatagcggcggcagcagcagtagtgatagCGGCAGCAGTAGTGATAGCAGCGGCAGCAGTAGTGATAGCAGCGGCAGCAGTAGTGATAGCAGCGGCAGCAGTAGTGATAGCAGCGGCAGCGGTAGTGATAGCAGCGGCAGCGGTAGTGATAGCAGCGGCAGCGGTAGTGATAGCAGCGGCAGCGGTAGTGATAGCAGCGGCAGCGGTAGTGATAGCAGCGGCAGCGGTAGTGATAGCAGCGGCAGCAGTAGTGATAGCAGCGGCAGCAGTAGTGATAGCAGCGGCAGCAGTAGTGATAGCAGCGGCAGCAGTAGTGatagcagcggcagcagcagcgatAGTGATAGCAGCGGCAGCGATAGTGATAGCAGCGGCAGCGATAGTGATAGCAGCGGCAGCAGTAGTGATAGCAGCGGCAGCAGTAGTGATAGCAGCGGCAGCAGTAGTGATAGCAGCGGCAGCAGTAGTGATAGCAGCGGCAGCAGTAGTGATAGCAGCGGCAGCAGTAGTGATAGCAGCGGCAGCAGTAGTGATAGCAGCGGCAGCAGTAGTGATAGCAGCGGCAGCAGTAGTGatagcagcggcagcagcagcgatAGTGATAGCTGCAGCAGTAGTGATAGCGATAGctgcagcagtagtaatagcggcagcagcagcagtagtaatagcggcagcagcagcagtagtgatagcagcagcagtagtagtgatagtgatagcggcagcagtagtgatagcagcagcagtagtagtgatagtgatagcggcagcagtagtagtgatagtgatagcggcagcagcagtagtagtgatagcagcagcagtagtgatagtagcagcagtagtgatagcggcagcagcagtagtagtgatagcggcagcagcagcaatagcagcagcagcagtagtagtagcagcagcagtagtagtagcagcagcagcagtagtagtagcgatagcagcagtagtagtagtagcgatagcagtagtagtagtagcaatagcagtagtagtagtagcagtagcagtagtagtagtagcaatagcagtagtagtagtagcaatagcagtagcagtagtagcgatagcagcagcagcagcagcgatagcagcagcagcagcgatagcagcagcagcagcgatagcagcagcagcagcgatagcagcagcagcagcgatagcagcagcagcagcgatagcagcagcagcagcgataGCAGCAGCAGCGATAGCAGCAGCAGCGATAGCAGCAGCAGCGATAGCAGCAGCAGCGATAGCAGCAGCAGCGATAGCAGCAGCAGCGATAGCAGCGATAGCAGCAGCGATAGCAGCAGCgatagcagcagtagtcgtagtggtgatcgtcgtagtagtagtagtagtagtggtcgtagtagtagtagatatGCTAGAACCAAGGGGGGAAACAAGATGGATGGTATGAGGACC